Proteins encoded by one window of Sulfurospirillum barnesii SES-3:
- a CDS encoding aldo/keto reductase translates to MSYATPEATHRFAKRFAQYKDFYMAHDGLLFSKLGFGTFKKEPYKEENYTFDYKSALKEAIKSGINLIDTAINYRYQQSEKEIGEVLEALFASGEVNREELILCSKGGFIPLCFPFPKNPYTWIEENIFQKALASKEEIELDQHCMSVAFLKDSLHRSLENLHVKALDIYFLHNPETQLLRLGKEAFYTQIEAIFEAFEVWVAEGKMASYGVAVWNAFFYDEGHSEHISLEKLYEIAKKIGGDGHHFRYIQLPFNIAKTHANTFATQKMSDGGLYTPVQVAHKLGLGVIGSASLLQMHLFKKPFKPEIGYLLDSNMQLHSDVQLALQFARSTRGLLSALFSSHSPLHVKENVEIAQINAVSMVKYNLLYKVDGR, encoded by the coding sequence ATGTCTTATGCCACTCCTGAAGCCACGCACCGTTTTGCCAAGCGTTTTGCGCAGTATAAAGATTTTTACATGGCGCACGATGGGCTTTTGTTCTCCAAATTGGGCTTTGGAACCTTTAAAAAAGAGCCTTATAAAGAGGAAAATTACACCTTTGATTATAAAAGTGCGCTCAAAGAGGCGATAAAAAGTGGCATTAACCTCATTGACACCGCCATTAATTACCGCTACCAACAAAGTGAAAAAGAGATAGGTGAAGTCCTTGAAGCATTATTTGCAAGCGGTGAAGTGAACCGTGAAGAGCTGATACTCTGCTCCAAAGGCGGTTTCATCCCCCTGTGTTTTCCCTTCCCTAAAAATCCCTACACATGGATAGAGGAGAATATTTTTCAAAAAGCTTTAGCAAGCAAAGAGGAGATAGAGCTTGATCAGCACTGTATGAGTGTTGCGTTTCTCAAAGATTCACTCCATCGCTCTTTGGAAAATTTACATGTAAAGGCTTTGGACATCTACTTTTTGCACAACCCTGAAACCCAACTGCTACGCTTAGGAAAAGAGGCATTTTACACCCAAATAGAGGCAATTTTTGAGGCATTTGAGGTGTGGGTGGCTGAGGGGAAAATGGCTTCGTATGGGGTTGCTGTGTGGAATGCCTTTTTTTACGATGAAGGGCATAGCGAACACATCAGTCTTGAGAAGCTTTATGAAATTGCAAAAAAAATAGGTGGTGATGGACACCATTTTCGCTACATCCAACTCCCGTTTAACATTGCCAAAACCCATGCCAATACCTTCGCAACGCAAAAGATGAGCGATGGCGGTTTGTACACTCCTGTGCAGGTAGCGCATAAACTAGGACTTGGGGTGATAGGCAGTGCTTCGTTGTTGCAGATGCACCTGTTTAAAAAACCCTTTAAGCCTGAGATTGGCTATTTGCTTGATTCTAACATGCAACTTCACAGCGATGTGCAACTTGCCCTTCAATTTGCCCGTTCCACAAGAGGGCTTTTAAGCGCACTTTTTAGCTCGCACTCTCCTTTACATGTAAAAGAGAATGTGGAAATTGCGCAGATAAATGCGGTGAGCATGGTGAAGTATAATCTTTTGTATAAGGTGGATGGCAGATGA